The Methanospirillum lacunae genome segment CATAGGGGACACAGGCAATCGGGAGTTCAACGCCCAGATCGCCTCTTGCCACCATGATTCCATCTGCTGCTGCCAGGATCTCATCAAAGAGGTCGACTGCATTTTTTGTCTCTATCTTTGCTATCAGCGGGATTTGTACCTGTTTTTCAGAGAGGATTGAGCGAACAACAATGATATCGCCAGCTGAACCTACAAAAGACAGTGCGACAAAGTCAGGGTTGAGCTCAGCAGCAAATGAGAGGTTCTTTACAAGTTCATCGTTGGCATACGGGATATCTGGTCTGCGACCCGGAATAACCACTCCGGCGCCCATCCGGATAGAACCGCCAGAAACCACTTCTGCGCATATGTTCTCACCGACACATGTGACCCTGAGCAGGACTGCGCCATCAGCAAGAAGAATTGCATCTCCTTCGCACACCACCGGGATGTAGTCAGCCGGTCCGATTCCAATCTCGTCATTATGAGGGTCTGCAGAGAGAATCACCTTCTCATGAAGAGAAAGATCTCTATCTGATTCCGGAAGCGATCGCACCCTGAGTTTAGGACCGGGAATGTCAATCATGACTGCAACCTGTCTGCCTAAATCCCTGGCAACGTGTCTTATCATGGTCATTGTCGCCTGATGTTGCTCAAGAGATCCATGTGAGAGGTTAAGTCTCGCAATATCCATACCGGCGCGGATCATGTTGCTGATCGTTTCGATATCAGCAGAAGCTGGCCCGATAGTGGCGATGATCCGGGTCAACCTGACACCGGGGCCTGAAGGAGTGTCGGTACCTGTATGTATCCCGCTCATCATACCAGTACATCCTCGTCTTTCTATATAGTTCGAATCAGTCGACCCATGACTGCCTGCTTGTGGGTCTGTCACTCTGGTTAAATCCACGAAAAAAACATTTCGTTCTTTTGATTTCTTATCAACATGCAATGCACTATAAAAACCGGCAATGATAACCATGATCCATGGATCCGGCAGAGCGTGAAGATCTCCTTCTTGCAGTCTCCCGTCTGGAGTCGAGGAATGGGAGAAAACCTGACGCTGCAGAGATAGCCGGTTTTTTACAGCGGAATATATCTGACGTTCAGGATCTCTTGCGCAAGACTGTAGCATCAGGGGAGGTTGTGGCTGATGCTGACGGTTTTGTGTCTCTGACTGCCTTGGGTGGAACAGCTGCTGAAGCAGTGATGAAGAAGCATAAGGTACTTGAGACGTTTTTTGAAGAGATGCTCGGAATGGACCGGAGCGATGCTCACAAGCAGGCCTGTACCCTTGAGCATCATGCATCTGAAGAGACCATTCGCCGCCTCAAACGTTTTATCTGTAGAGATCCGCCATCTCCGGAAACGGTACAGGCGGATGCGACTGCATTTCGCATGCTTGCAGACTGTAATGAAGGTGAGCGGGTCTGTATTGAGGCGATGAAAGAATGCAGGCGTGCAGGACGGCTCGCCGATCTCGGGCTTATTCCAGGAGAAGAAGTGGTTGTTCTTCGCCGTATGGCTAAGACCATATTAATACAGGTGAAAGGCTGCAATGTTGCCATCAGCGCCGATATTGCACGACTGATTCTAGTCGGGATCTGCAGATGAAGATTGGGCTAATTGGAAATCCGAATGTAGGTAAGTCACTCATCTTCTCCCAACTTACTGGAGTGGGCGTTGAGATAAGCAATTATCCCGGAACTACGGTTGATCTCTGTACCGGAACGGTCTGTCATAATAGGACACAGATCGAGGTGGTCGATCTCCCCG includes the following:
- a CDS encoding metal-dependent transcriptional regulator, with the translated sequence MDPAEREDLLLAVSRLESRNGRKPDAAEIAGFLQRNISDVQDLLRKTVASGEVVADADGFVSLTALGGTAAEAVMKKHKVLETFFEEMLGMDRSDAHKQACTLEHHASEETIRRLKRFICRDPPSPETVQADATAFRMLADCNEGERVCIEAMKECRRAGRLADLGLIPGEEVVVLRRMAKTILIQVKGCNVAISADIARLILVGICR
- the pyk gene encoding pyruvate kinase, with amino-acid sequence MVIIAGFYSALHVDKKSKERNVFFVDLTRVTDPQAGSHGSTDSNYIERRGCTGMMSGIHTGTDTPSGPGVRLTRIIATIGPASADIETISNMIRAGMDIARLNLSHGSLEQHQATMTMIRHVARDLGRQVAVMIDIPGPKLRVRSLPESDRDLSLHEKVILSADPHNDEIGIGPADYIPVVCEGDAILLADGAVLLRVTCVGENICAEVVSGGSIRMGAGVVIPGRRPDIPYANDELVKNLSFAAELNPDFVALSFVGSAGDIIVVRSILSEKQVQIPLIAKIETKNAVDLFDEILAAADGIMVARGDLGVELPIACVPYVQKEIIRSCNKAGKPVITATEMLESMVEHGRPTRAEVADVANAIADGTDATMLSAETSIGKDPARAVRMMAEIACETERHLPYHKILDERRLWHETGPSGIISYSACYLANELESRAIVAFTRSGITAERVSRCRPGNPILAITPDEQIARRLLIRWGVIPCIHTPIHTADELFFIALELAKERDLITSGDRLIIIAGNFAGVQGRTNMIKVQNVP